A stretch of DNA from Streptomyces venezuelae:
CCAGACGCCCTTGAGGTCCTCGGTGGCGGTGCGGACCAGGTGCACGGTCGAATCGGGGTCGTCGACCCAGTCGACCGGCACCTCGTGGATGCGCAGCCCGGCCCGCTCGGCGAGCACCAGCAGTTCGGTGTCGAAGAACCAGCCCGAGTCTTCCACCAGCGGCAGCAGCCGTTCGGCGACCTCCCGCCGGATGGCCTTGAACCCGCACTGTGCGTCGCTGAACCGGGCGGCCAGCGACGACCTCAGGATCAGGTTGTAGGCGCGGGAGACGAACTCCCGCTTGGCCCCGCGCACCACCCGGGAGCTGCGGGCAAGCCGGGTGCCGATGGCCAGGTCGGAGTGCCCGGAGAGGAGCGGGGCCACCAGCGGGAGGAGGGCGTTGAGGTCGGTGGAGAGGTCCACGTCCATATAGGCGAGGACGGGCGCCTCCGAGCGGGACCACACGGTCCGCAGGGCTCGGCCGCGGCCCTTCTCCTCCAGCCGGATGCCGCGTACGCCGTTCAGGCTCGCGGCGAGCGCGCTCGCCACTTCGGGAGTGCGGTCGGTGCTCGCATTGTCGGCGATGGTGATCCGGAAGGCGTACGGGAAGGTGAGGGTCAGATGCTCGTGCAGCTGGCGGACGCAGGGCCCGAGGTCCTTCTCCTCGTTGAAGACCGGGATCACCACGTCGAGTACGGGCTCGCCGGGCCGGGCGGCGAGCGGCGCCCGGGCCGGCAGGGAGCCGGTGGCCGGCAAGGCGCCGGCCGGAGAGGTGTCGGTTGGCATGCCCAGACCCTCGCGGGGCGGCCTGTCACCGCTGTGTGCTGAGCCTGTGGTCCGGCTGTGAGCTGTCCGCCGGCCGATGGCCTGGGGTCGAGGGATATCCCAGGGGCAGCCGGACGTCGAAGCAGGTGCGGCCGGGCTCGCTGTGGACCCCGACCTGGCCGCCGTGTGCCGTGACCACGGCCTGGACGATGGCCAGTCCCAGGCCGGTGGAGCCGGCATGCCGGGATCGGGAGGCGTCTCCACGGGCGAAACGCTCGAAGACATGGGGGAGCAGGGCGGGGGGAATGCCCGGGCCGTCGTCCTCGACCTGGAGGTGCACGGCAAACGTTTCACGTGAAACACGCGCAGTAACAGTGGTGTTGGCCGGTGTGTGGGTGCGGGCGTTGGCGAGGAGGTTGACCAGCACCTGCTGGATCCGGGCCGGATCGGCGTGGACCGGAGCGGGCTCGTCGGGGAGTTCGAGCCGCCAGTGATGGCCGGGGCCGGCCGCCCGGGCGTCGCTGACCGCGTCCACGACCAGAGGTGCCAGATCGATGTCCTGGCGGTCCAGTGGCCGGCCGGCGTCCAGTCGGGCCAGCAGCAGCAGATCTTCCACCAGCCCGGTCATCCGGGCGGCCTCGGACTCGATCCGGCCCAGGGCGTGCCGGGTGTCCGGTCCGGGTTCCTCCCGGCCCCGCCGGGTGAGTTCGGCGTATCCACGGATGGAGGCGAGCGGGGTACGCAGCTCGTGGCTGGCGTCGGCGACGAACTGCCGGACCCGGGTCTCACTCTCCTGGCGGGCGCTGAGGGCCGAACCGACATGGCCCAGCATCCGGTTGAGGGCTGCACCGACCTGGCCGACCTCGGTACGCGGATCGGCCTCGGCTTCCGGTACTCGCTCGTGCAGGGCCACCTCACCACTGTGCAGCGGGAGTTCGGAGACCCGGGTGGCGGTGGCGGCGACCCGCCGCAGCGGGCGCAGTGCGACCCCGACCAGGGCCTGCCCGGCCAGGCCGGCTGCGATAAGCCCGGCCACGGTCACACAGACCTCGACGGCGATCAGGGTGTTCACGGTGGAGTCGACCCCCGCGAGCGGGAAGGCGAGGGCGAGGGAGCCGTCGGCGGCGGCCAGCACCCGGTACCGGCCCAGCCCGGGCAGTTCCCGGTTCACTGCCTGCCCGGCGGCCTCGCGGGCGGCCCCCTCGAGGGCGGCGGTCTGGGCCGGGGTGAGCGGAGCCCGGTGATCGAGGGTGGGCACGTCCTCGGCCACCGTACGGGCGGCTGCGACGCTCCTGCCCTCGGAGTCCAGCCGGATGGCGACGGTACCGAGCGGGGCCCCGGGCGGCAGGCTGAGCAGGGAGTTCTCGGGGGCCGCCCGCCCGGGCTTCATGCCCGGACCCCGTAGGGACATCTCGACGGCCGTCCGCAGCTGCCCGTCCAGCTGGTTCACCAGGTAGGAGCGCAGGGCGAGCGTGGTGACCGCCCCGATCGCCGCCCCCACGACGGCGATCAGGGCAACCGCGGACACCACCAGCCGGGTCCGCAGGGACCTGTTCCGGAACGGCTTGCGGGGCACTACTCGCCCGGCTTGATCAGGTATCCGGCTCCACGGCGGGTGTGGATCATCGGGCTGCGGCCGGGCCCGCTCTCCAGCTTGCGCCGCAAGTAGGAGATGTAGAGCTCGACCACATTGGCCTGGCCGCCGAAGTCGTAGGACCAGACCCGGTCGAGGATCTGTGCCTTGCTGAGCACGCGGCGCGGATTGCGCATCAGATAGCGGAGCAGCTCGAACTCGGTCGCGGTGAGGTGGATCTCCTGGCCTCCCCGGCTGACCTCGTGGCTGTCCTCGTCCAGTCGCAGATCCCCGACGACCAGGACGGAAGCGCCGCGGGCGGCCTGGGCGGCCCCGGAGCGGCGGACCAGCCCGCGCAGCCGGGCCACCACCTCTTCCAGGCTGAACGGCTTGGTGACGTAGTCGTCCCCGCCGGCCGTCAGCCCGGCGATCCGGTCCTCCACCGAGTCCCTGGCGGTCAGGAACAGCACCGGGACCTGCGGGAGCTCCCTGCGGAGCCGCCCGAGGACGGCCAGTCCGTCCATGTCGGGCAGCATGATGTCGAGGACCACGGCATCCGGCCGGAACTGCCGGGCCGCCCGCACGGCCGCCGCCCCGTCGGCGGCGCTGCGCACCTCGCAGCCCTCGTAGCGCAGGGCCATGGAGAGAAGCTCGGACAGCGCGGCCTCGTCGTCGACGACAAGGATCCGGCAGGGGCTGCCGTCGGGGCGGACCAGGGACCCGGCATGGGGCGTGGAGAGGGACGTGGACGCGGTGGAGGTGGTCGTCGCAGTCATGGCGACCACGCTCGCCCCCGCCTCTGAGAGCCCTCTTGCCGGTTCCTGTGAATCCTCTGAGAAACCTGTCAGCGGGGCGGGAAGAGCCGGGCGCCGTTGTCGTGGCAGACCGCCCGCAGCCAGTCGTCGCCCAGGCCGAGCCGCTCCAGGGAGTCCAGCTGGTGCTCGTACGGGTAGGGGATGTTCGGGAAGTCGGTGCCGAGGAGAATCCGGTCGCCCAGTGCGGCGAGCCGGCCGAGGGCGGCCGGCGGGAAGCCGGCGAGACGCTCGGAGAAGCCGGTGAAGACCATGGTGGTGTCGAGGCGGACCTCGGGGTGGCGCTCGGCGAGGTCGAGGAAGTCCTCGTACTCCGGCATGCCCATATGGGCGATGATCAGCGGGAGCCGGGGGTGGCGGCCGAGCAGCCGGGCGATCGGCTCGGGCCCGGTGTGCTTGCCCGGCACCGGCCCCGATCCGCAGTGGATCACCGTGGGGATCCCGGCCTCGGCGAGCAGTCCCCAGGCCGGCTCCAGCCGGGTGTCGTTCGGGTCGTACCCGCCGACCTGGAGGTGTGCCTTGAACACCCGCGCCCCGGCCTCGACGGCCCGCCGGACATATCCCTCCACCCCGTCCTCCGGGAAGAAGGTCGCGGTGTGCAGGCAGTCCGGGGTCCGGGCGGCGAAATCGGCCGACCAGGAGTTCAGCCAGGCCGCCATGGCGGGCTTGTGCGGGTAGAGCATGGAGGTGAAGGCGAGGACGCCGAACTGCCGCAGCAGGGTGACGCGTTCCTCCTCCTCGTGCCGGTAGGTGATGGGCCAGGCCACGCCGGTGAGCGGTCCCACTGCGTCGAAGTAGTCCCAGACCTTGTCCAGGACCCGTTCCGGCATGAAGTGGGTGTGCACGTCGACCAGCCCGGGCAGGCCGAGGCGGCCGGTGAACGCCCGGACGGCCGCTGCCGTCCGGGCCGCCGCCTCAGCGTCCCCGGACAAAGCCGGAACTCCGCTCCACGGTCCCGACGTGCAGGGTGTAGCTCTCGTACCACTCCTTGACGCCCCGGGCCTTGGCCTCCCGGTGCTCCAGGTTGGTGCGCCAGGCGTCGAGGGCCTCCTGGTCACGGAAGTAGCCGACGGTGATGCTGAGCCCGCCGGGGGTGTGGGCGTTCTCGTGGCCGAGGTAGCCGGGGATCTCCTTGACCAGGGAGCTCATCCGGGCGGCGGTCTCGGTGTAGCCGCTGCCGCCTTCGGTGCGGACGGAGGTGAACACGGCCATCAGATAGGGCGGTTCGAATGCCTGTATGGGCTGGTTGCTCATGCCCCCACCCTCCGCGGCGGGGGTCGGCCGTGTCCACCGCAAACCACCCGTTGATCGCAAAGGGATCCAAGATTTGACCTTCACCGCCACCGTCCGGTGCAGTCCTCAGAACAGCCCTTCCTGCTCGGCGTGTTCCTCCCCGGCGAGGCCGGTCACCGGCACGGTGGTGACCGCATCCGGCCCGGCGGCGGCCAGCACCCATCCGGCCAGCAGCCGGGCGTCCATGACCAGCCCGTCGGCGAAGTGCAGATCCGGTCCCGCCGCGCCCACCAGCAGCCCCGCGACGGTGCCTCCCGCCGTCATCCGATCGGGCTGCCGGTCCGGTCGGGGCAGCCCGGCCAGCCCGAACACCCCGGCATGGTCGACGATCCCGCAGGGCAGCCGCTCCAGGGTCTCCGGCCAGCCGGCCAGGGCAGCCGCCCGCTCGTGCAGCCCGGCCACCTCCCCGGCCCGCCCGGCGGCGTCCGGCAGCCGGTCCCGGACGGTCCGCTTGCGCGCGTAGGCGATCCGGTCGGGCACCTTGAGGGCGGCCCGCAGCAGCTCCTCGGTCCGCCGGGCAGCCATCAGCGGCCCCCGCCCGAGCCAGGTCCAGGTCACCGCGCCCTGCTCCAGCAGCCGGGCCGGACCCCGCTCCTCGGCCGTGATCCCGACCTTGATCAGACCCGGCCCGAACCAGGCGAGGTAGACGCGGTAGGGGCGGGGGTCGTCGGCCCGGGTGTCGGCGGCCACCGAGAAGGAGCGGTCCAGCCGGGCACAGTCGGCGCACTGCGCACCTGCGGATCGGGACGGAATCACGGCGGCCGTGGGACACGGGGTCCGCCGCCCGCCCCGCCACACCCCGAGGCAGGTGCGCTGCCCCGTTCCGGTGAAGGCGAGCCGCTGCCCGTACGCGAGGAGGCTGGTCCGCTCGCCGCGCTGCTCGGCGTACCAGCCGATCCCGGGCCGGCCCTCGCTCCAACGCGGCCCGGTGCAGCGCCAGATCACGGAGGTCACAGGGGCAGCGGGCGCTCGAACAAGGTCTCCAGGGCCACGGTCGCCTGGGTTCCGCTCACCCCTTCGATGGCATAGAGCCGGCGCAGCACGTCCTGGAGCTGCCCGGTGGTGGCGGTGCGCACCTTCACCAGCACGGAGGCACTGCCGGCGATGATGTGCGCCTCCTGGATCTCGTCGATGGCCGCGAACTGCCCGCCGGAGTCACCCATCCAGGCGTTCGAGTCGACCATCACGAAGGCGAGCACCCCGCTGCCGACGGCCGCCGGATCCACATCGACGGTGGTACGGCGGATGACCCCGCGCTCACGCAGCTTGCGGACCCGCTCGTGCGCGGCACCGGCCGACAGCCCCACGGCCGCGCCGAGGGCGGCGTACGACTGTCCGGCGTCCTGCTGCAGCCGCACGACGATCGCCCGGTCGATGCCATCCATGGTTCTCCTCCGCTGGACCCTTGTCAGGACCGTACCGCATCCGGCAATCTCGGTCACGACCGAACATCATTCAGAACATCAGGAGCTCTGCATGACGACATCCTCCATAGTCGACCCTGATCTGTACGAGATCCTGGACGACCGCTTCCTGACCGGCCGCTGCGCCAACGGCGACATGCGGCTGGAGCGCCTCCACGACGACTGCCGCTGGGCGGAGGGCCCGCTCTGGCTCCCCGCCTGGCGCCAACTGGTGTGGAGCGACATCCCCAACGACCGGCTGCTGCGCTGGGACGAACCGACCGGCACCGTCGGGCCGTTCCGGTCCCCGGCCGGCCACCCGAACGGCAACACCCTCGACCGGCAGGGCCGGCTGATCACCTGCGAACAGGGCAACCGCCGGGTCACCCGCACCGAACCGGACGGCACCGTGACCGCCCTCGCCACGCACTACGGAACGAAGCGGCTGAACAGCCCCAACGACGCGGTGGTCCGCTCCGACGGCTCGGTCTGGTTCTCCGACCCGGACTTCGGCATCACCAGCGACTACGAGGGCCACCGGGCGGAGAGCGAGATCGGCGCCTGCAACGTCTACCGGACCGACCCCTCGACCGGCGAGGTCCACCTCGCCGCGGACGGCTTCGCCGGCCCGAACGGCCTGGTCTTCTCCCCGGACGAACGCCACTTGTACGTGTCCGACACCCGGGCGGGCCACATCCGGGTCTTCGAGGTCCGCGAGAACGGCACCCTCTCCGACGGCAAGGTCTTCACCGAGGCCCCCGCAGACCGCACAGGGGCCCGGTTCGACAACATCCGCTTCGACGACGCGGGCCGGCTGTGGGTCGCCGCCATGGAGGACGGGGTGCACTGCTACGCCCCGGACGGCGACCTCATCGGCCGGATCCGCATCCCGGAACCGGTCTCGAACATCGCCTTCGGCGGCCCGAAGAACAACCGCATGTTCATCACGGCCACCACATCGCTCTATTCCCTGGTGCTGTCGGTGACCGGCCTGCCCCGGTAGCCGGGGCGGCAACAACTGCACGGCTCAGCTTCCTGCAGTGCAACAACATGACGGTGGTGGCTGCGCCGCGACCGAGAGAGAGTCGATCACGCGGCGGCCGGCGCAGAGGCCTACGGCGCCGGGACGGTGAGCGAAGAGCCGCCACTGCGTCCGTCCGCGTATTCAGCAGTGCATCGACCAACACGGGGAGTACTCATGTCCATCGGCAAAACTGCAACCAGGATCCTGGTGGGCGGCGCAGCCGTACTCGCACTGTCCGGGGCCGGACAGGCATTCGCCGGCGCCGGGGAAAACCTGGACTCGACGGGCATAGGCACAAAGGCCTGGAGCCACGGCACCAACGGCCAGGTCGCCATCAAGGACACCGCAAGCGACGGCTACTCCGTCTTCACCCTGTACGACCGCCGTAACAACACCGGCCTGCGCCTCAACAACTCCAACGGCAACGGCACCACCGTCCGCAGCGGCATGGACGAGTCGAACTATGTCCGCAAGGTGACTGCGTGCGTCGACCTCTGGCTCACCCCGGACACCTGCGGCAATGACGACCGGCCCGGTGACGGCTTCTAGAACGCAGTGATGCGGTGGGGCGGCGCGCAGAACGCCCCACCGCATCTGCGTTCCCGGACACCTACAACACAGTGAGGACAACCACCTCTATGCGGGCAGCACAGGACACCGCCGCAGACACGCGGACGGTACTGGAGGTCACCGGGCTCGGTCATCGGATCGGCGGACGAACGCTGTTCGACGGCCTCCACCTGTCCTTGTGCGCAGGCGAATCGATCGCCGTGACCGGGCCGTCCGGATCCGGGAAGAGCACCCTCCTGTCCTGCGTGCTGGGCCTCATCGCCCCGGACAAGGGAACGATCACCGTCACCGGCACCGAGACCACTCGCCTCCGCACCTCCCAGCGTGCCCGACTGCGCGCCCAGTCGATCGGCATGGTCTTCCAGTTCGGTGAACTCCTCCCGGAACTCAGCCCGCTGGACAACGTCGTCCTCGCCGCCCTCCTCGCCCGCCGCAGCCGGCATGACGTGCGAGACCGCGCGCAGCGCCTGCTCGATGACCTCGGCGTGCCACGGGCGGCGACCAGCCAGGAACTCTCCGGCGGAGAACGGCAGCGCACAGCGGTGGCCCGCGCCCTGATCAATGAGCCGGCCCTCCTGCTGGCCGACGAGCCGACCGGCGCCCTGGACACCGAAACCCGGGACAGGACCGCCCAATTGCTGTTCGACCTGCCGCGGCAGTACTCCTGCGGACTCCTCCTGGTCACTCACGACCCGGGCATCGCCGCCCGCGCGGACCGCACCCTGCACCTCACCGCCGGCACCCTCGAACCGGCCATCGCGGGAGAGGCACGCTGATGGCCACCACCACGAGAGGACTGGTGCGTCAGCTCCTCACCGTCGGACGCACCGCCGGCCGGAAGGCGGAAGCCGGCGGTACCCGCTTCGTCGCCCTCCTCCTCGCCACCCTGGTCCTCACCCTCGCCATGGGCAGCCTGGTCGCGGTCCACGCCGTGTACACGGGCAAGGAACAACAGCGCACCGCCAGAACCCCCGTCGTGACGGCACGCGAAGGCCATCCCGGTTCCACCGCGTGGCTTGTGGGATCCGACGCGCTCGACGGCGAACGGCGCTTCAGCGTCGTGTACCTGGCGCCGCTCCAGGGCGACGCGCCGCTGCCGCCCGGAGTGGAGCGCTGGCCCGCCCCCGGCGAGGCAGTCCTGTCACCGGCCCTCAGGAAGGCCGGCGCGGACGAGGACATCGACAACCGATACGGCAAGCTCGCCGGCACCATCCAGGCATCCGGCCTGGACGAGCCCACCGAATGGCTCGCCTACGTCCGGCCGCGCGGCGGCCTCAGTGCGGAGCTGCCGAGCGAGGTCATCACCGGCTTCGGCCCTGCCGACGGCGAGATCATGCCCGGCCTTGAACCCGGCTCGGGACGACAGGACGACAAGGCCGAATGGATGTTCCAGGCTGCTGTGGCCGGCATGCTCCTCCTGCCGGGCCTCGTCCTCCTCCTCGTCGCCGCACGCACCGGCGCCCACGCCCGCGACCGCAGGACCGCCCTGGTCTCCGCACTCGGGGGACGGCGCAGGGACCGAGCCCTCATCGCCCTCGGCGAAGCAGGCCACCCGGTGCTCATCGGTGCACTCCTCGGCGCCGCAGCCGTCACCACGACCCTGCTGCACGACACCCACATCCCCTACACCGACTACATCCTGTCGTCCGCGCACCTGATCGAACACGGCCGGCTGATCACTCTGACCCCCGTCATGGCGCTGCTGACCGTCCTTGCGGTAGTCGTCACCGCAGACCTCGCACCACGCCGGAGCGCCCACGGAACGCGCCCCCACAGCGAGGCCCCCTCCGTCTGGCTGCCCCGCATCGCCGCACTGTTCCCCGTCATGTTCCTCATAGCGCTGTACGGCCCCGGCTTCGCCGGGCAGGGCTCCCCTTGGCGCATCCCCATCGGATGGGCAGGAATCGCCGCCACGACCCTCACCCTGCCCGCCGCCGTCGCAACCGTCACGGCAGCCGGCGGACGGATCCTCACCCGCCGGGGGCAGGCCCACGGGCTGCCCGGCACCCTCGTCGCTGGACGCCGCACCGCAACCCACCCCGGTGCCACCGCCCGGGTGGTCACCGGTGTCACGGTGGCCCTCATCATCCTGATGCAGGCGGTCGCCTGGCAGGGCCTGTTCGGCTCACAGAGCGCCGGGGCACGGCACACCCTCGACCGCATCGGCCGCAGCGCCCTCACGGTCGGCGCCAAAGGAGACGTGACCACCGCGGAAATGACCGCCTTCCTGGACCGCCTGCCGAACGCCGAAGCCGTCCTGCTCGTCCCGCCGGCCGACGGCGCCGACATGCCCATGACCCTGTACGCCGGCTGCCCCGCCCTCGCCGCCCTGCGGCTTCCCTGCCCCGCCGGCACAAGCCGCATCACCGGAGTACCCGAGGACCCCCGGCTGCAAGAACTGATCCGATGGACCCCGCACGGCGAACTGATCCTGGACATCCACCGCACCGACACCCACGGCATCGCACAGCGCGCCGCGTCCCCCGAAGCGAACTTCCCCCTCGTCATCCTGCACCGCGACGGAAACGACGTCTCCACCGCGGCCGTGAAGAAGCTGTCCTACGAGGTGTTCCCCCGCGGTGCACAAGTCCGCACTCCGGGCGAGGAGCAGCTGACCGCCGGAATCCCCAACCGGGACCAGGGGCGGTGGAGCACCCTCCTCGGCGTGACCGGCATCGCCGTGCTCGCCGTGACCGCCGGCCTCAGCGCCATGGCGGAATTCCTGCGCCACGGACGTGCGCTCGCTCCCCTCTCCGTCCTCACCGGCGGCCTGCGCGTCTTCCATGCGAGCGCGGCGTGGTCCGTCCTCACCCCACTGGCCCTGGCAGGTCTTGTCGGAAGCGTTGTCGCGGCCGGCCTGGCAGCCCCGGTCACCGCGTACGGAGAGTCCTACATCACGCGTGAACTGCTCTGGTCGGCGGCGGGGATCGTCCTGGTGGTCAGCGTCCTCATGTGGCTGTGGGCAGCCACTGTCGCTGCCCGGCAGGCCCGCGCCTGGCATCCGCGCGGTGACTGACGCCGGGCCTCGTCCAGCCGCCGCACCCGCCAACGGGCCTCGTAGGATCTTGTGTTGGGCACGCCGGCATCCGATCGGCGATGCCGTGCCGACGGGGTGGGAATGACGCGGGTTCAGCACACGCATGGTCTGGAGGAGTTGTGCGAGGCGGGCAGCGAGGTCTACGCAGCGGCGCTGCGTCGGGGCCGTGTCCGACGGGAGGAAGCGGCCCGGGTGCCTTGTCTGATCGATCTGGGGTTGCTGCACCCCGATCCGCAGGCGATGGAGTGGTTGCGGCCGACGGATCCCGCTGTCGCGCTGCACGTGGCGCTCAGGGACATCGATGCGGAGATCCATGCGCAGCGATTGCGGGAGGCGAAGGTCGCCCGGTCGCTGGAGCAGTTCCAGGCACTCGGGGACACGTCGCCGGCCGTTGATGCGGGCGGGATCGTGGTGCTGGAGGGGGTCGCCCGGATCAATGCGGCGATCGAGAGGGCAACCCACGCGTGTGAGCGGGAATTGCTGTGCATCGAACCCAGGACCCGCTGCGAGTCCATCCTCGAGGAGGCGCTGCCGCGACATCTGCGACTGCGGGAGCGCGGGGTGCACACCCGCAGCGTGTACGGCAGGGCGTCGCTGCACAACCCGGCGCTGCGCGCCTTCATGGCGGCGCTGGGAGACGCGTTCGAGGTGCGCAGTGTGGGCGACGTACCGCAGCGGATGATCATCATGGACAGCACGGTCGCCTTCGTGCCGGCGAGCCCCGACCGTCGTGTTGCGCTCGAACTGCGGCATCCCGCGCTGGTCGACTACCTGATCTCCGTCTTCGAACGCTTCTGGCACCAGGCCCTGCCCTTCGAGGCCTCGGCCCCCGCCCTCCCCGGGCCCAAGGGCGTCTCGGAGCGCCAGTTCGCGATCGCGCGGCTGCTGGCGGAGGGGCATGCGGACAAGATCGTGGCCCAGCGTCTGGGAATCAGCGTGCGGACGTGCCGCAAGCACATCGCGCACCTCGCCGAACTGCTCGGCAGCGCGAACCGCGTGCAGCTCGGGGTGCTCATTGCCCGGTCGGGGTTGCTCGCCGCACCGCCGGATCCGCACTGACCACAGCCGGGCAGGGGCGGCGTCAGGGGCGCGCCCTCACCCATTTCACAAAAGCTAGAGGCCCCAAGGATCTCTCCTTGGGGCCTCCGGCCTGCTGTGCACTCGGCAGGAT
This window harbors:
- a CDS encoding DUF2797 domain-containing protein, with translation MIWRCTGPRWSEGRPGIGWYAEQRGERTSLLAYGQRLAFTGTGQRTCLGVWRGGRRTPCPTAAVIPSRSAGAQCADCARLDRSFSVAADTRADDPRPYRVYLAWFGPGLIKVGITAEERGPARLLEQGAVTWTWLGRGPLMAARRTEELLRAALKVPDRIAYARKRTVRDRLPDAAGRAGEVAGLHERAAALAGWPETLERLPCGIVDHAGVFGLAGLPRPDRQPDRMTAGGTVAGLLVGAAGPDLHFADGLVMDARLLAGWVLAAAGPDAVTTVPVTGLAGEEHAEQEGLF
- a CDS encoding ABC transporter ATP-binding protein; protein product: MRAAQDTAADTRTVLEVTGLGHRIGGRTLFDGLHLSLCAGESIAVTGPSGSGKSTLLSCVLGLIAPDKGTITVTGTETTRLRTSQRARLRAQSIGMVFQFGELLPELSPLDNVVLAALLARRSRHDVRDRAQRLLDDLGVPRAATSQELSGGERQRTAVARALINEPALLLADEPTGALDTETRDRTAQLLFDLPRQYSCGLLLVTHDPGIAARADRTLHLTAGTLEPAIAGEAR
- a CDS encoding bifunctional glycosyltransferase family 2/GtrA family protein, yielding MPTDTSPAGALPATGSLPARAPLAARPGEPVLDVVIPVFNEEKDLGPCVRQLHEHLTLTFPYAFRITIADNASTDRTPEVASALAASLNGVRGIRLEEKGRGRALRTVWSRSEAPVLAYMDVDLSTDLNALLPLVAPLLSGHSDLAIGTRLARSSRVVRGAKREFVSRAYNLILRSSLAARFSDAQCGFKAIRREVAERLLPLVEDSGWFFDTELLVLAERAGLRIHEVPVDWVDDPDSTVHLVRTATEDLKGVWRVGRALAVGALPLDRLARPFGDDPRDRQLPGVPRGLARQLLGFCAVGVLSTLGYLALYTLFRLGTGAQTANAAALLLSTIANTAANRRLTFGVRGRDRALRHQAQGLLVFGIGLALTGGSLAALSAATDHPAHGTELAVLITANLAATVLRFLLFRAWVFPERRTPHPKDTR
- a CDS encoding response regulator transcription factor, which translates into the protein MTATTTSTASTSLSTPHAGSLVRPDGSPCRILVVDDEAALSELLSMALRYEGCEVRSAADGAAAVRAARQFRPDAVVLDIMLPDMDGLAVLGRLRRELPQVPVLFLTARDSVEDRIAGLTAGGDDYVTKPFSLEEVVARLRGLVRRSGAAQAARGASVLVVGDLRLDEDSHEVSRGGQEIHLTATEFELLRYLMRNPRRVLSKAQILDRVWSYDFGGQANVVELYISYLRRKLESGPGRSPMIHTRRGAGYLIKPGE
- a CDS encoding antibiotic biosynthesis monooxygenase family protein gives rise to the protein MSNQPIQAFEPPYLMAVFTSVRTEGGSGYTETAARMSSLVKEIPGYLGHENAHTPGGLSITVGYFRDQEALDAWRTNLEHREAKARGVKEWYESYTLHVGTVERSSGFVRGR
- a CDS encoding SMP-30/gluconolactonase/LRE family protein — its product is MTTSSIVDPDLYEILDDRFLTGRCANGDMRLERLHDDCRWAEGPLWLPAWRQLVWSDIPNDRLLRWDEPTGTVGPFRSPAGHPNGNTLDRQGRLITCEQGNRRVTRTEPDGTVTALATHYGTKRLNSPNDAVVRSDGSVWFSDPDFGITSDYEGHRAESEIGACNVYRTDPSTGEVHLAADGFAGPNGLVFSPDERHLYVSDTRAGHIRVFEVRENGTLSDGKVFTEAPADRTGARFDNIRFDDAGRLWVAAMEDGVHCYAPDGDLIGRIRIPEPVSNIAFGGPKNNRMFITATTSLYSLVLSVTGLPR
- a CDS encoding amidohydrolase family protein; the encoded protein is MSGDAEAAARTAAAVRAFTGRLGLPGLVDVHTHFMPERVLDKVWDYFDAVGPLTGVAWPITYRHEEEERVTLLRQFGVLAFTSMLYPHKPAMAAWLNSWSADFAARTPDCLHTATFFPEDGVEGYVRRAVEAGARVFKAHLQVGGYDPNDTRLEPAWGLLAEAGIPTVIHCGSGPVPGKHTGPEPIARLLGRHPRLPLIIAHMGMPEYEDFLDLAERHPEVRLDTTMVFTGFSERLAGFPPAALGRLAALGDRILLGTDFPNIPYPYEHQLDSLERLGLGDDWLRAVCHDNGARLFPPR
- a CDS encoding Lrp/AsnC family transcriptional regulator → MDGIDRAIVVRLQQDAGQSYAALGAAVGLSAGAAHERVRKLRERGVIRRTTVDVDPAAVGSGVLAFVMVDSNAWMGDSGGQFAAIDEIQEAHIIAGSASVLVKVRTATTGQLQDVLRRLYAIEGVSGTQATVALETLFERPLPL
- a CDS encoding helix-turn-helix transcriptional regulator codes for the protein MTRVQHTHGLEELCEAGSEVYAAALRRGRVRREEAARVPCLIDLGLLHPDPQAMEWLRPTDPAVALHVALRDIDAEIHAQRLREAKVARSLEQFQALGDTSPAVDAGGIVVLEGVARINAAIERATHACERELLCIEPRTRCESILEEALPRHLRLRERGVHTRSVYGRASLHNPALRAFMAALGDAFEVRSVGDVPQRMIIMDSTVAFVPASPDRRVALELRHPALVDYLISVFERFWHQALPFEASAPALPGPKGVSERQFAIARLLAEGHADKIVAQRLGISVRTCRKHIAHLAELLGSANRVQLGVLIARSGLLAAPPDPH
- a CDS encoding ABC transporter permease, whose product is MATTTRGLVRQLLTVGRTAGRKAEAGGTRFVALLLATLVLTLAMGSLVAVHAVYTGKEQQRTARTPVVTAREGHPGSTAWLVGSDALDGERRFSVVYLAPLQGDAPLPPGVERWPAPGEAVLSPALRKAGADEDIDNRYGKLAGTIQASGLDEPTEWLAYVRPRGGLSAELPSEVITGFGPADGEIMPGLEPGSGRQDDKAEWMFQAAVAGMLLLPGLVLLLVAARTGAHARDRRTALVSALGGRRRDRALIALGEAGHPVLIGALLGAAAVTTTLLHDTHIPYTDYILSSAHLIEHGRLITLTPVMALLTVLAVVVTADLAPRRSAHGTRPHSEAPSVWLPRIAALFPVMFLIALYGPGFAGQGSPWRIPIGWAGIAATTLTLPAAVATVTAAGGRILTRRGQAHGLPGTLVAGRRTATHPGATARVVTGVTVALIILMQAVAWQGLFGSQSAGARHTLDRIGRSALTVGAKGDVTTAEMTAFLDRLPNAEAVLLVPPADGADMPMTLYAGCPALAALRLPCPAGTSRITGVPEDPRLQELIRWTPHGELILDIHRTDTHGIAQRAASPEANFPLVILHRDGNDVSTAAVKKLSYEVFPRGAQVRTPGEEQLTAGIPNRDQGRWSTLLGVTGIAVLAVTAGLSAMAEFLRHGRALAPLSVLTGGLRVFHASAAWSVLTPLALAGLVGSVVAAGLAAPVTAYGESYITRELLWSAAGIVLVVSVLMWLWAATVAARQARAWHPRGD
- a CDS encoding sensor histidine kinase, with protein sequence MSAVALIAVVGAAIGAVTTLALRSYLVNQLDGQLRTAVEMSLRGPGMKPGRAAPENSLLSLPPGAPLGTVAIRLDSEGRSVAAARTVAEDVPTLDHRAPLTPAQTAALEGAAREAAGQAVNRELPGLGRYRVLAAADGSLALAFPLAGVDSTVNTLIAVEVCVTVAGLIAAGLAGQALVGVALRPLRRVAATATRVSELPLHSGEVALHERVPEAEADPRTEVGQVGAALNRMLGHVGSALSARQESETRVRQFVADASHELRTPLASIRGYAELTRRGREEPGPDTRHALGRIESEAARMTGLVEDLLLLARLDAGRPLDRQDIDLAPLVVDAVSDARAAGPGHHWRLELPDEPAPVHADPARIQQVLVNLLANARTHTPANTTVTARVSRETFAVHLQVEDDGPGIPPALLPHVFERFARGDASRSRHAGSTGLGLAIVQAVVTAHGGQVGVHSEPGRTCFDVRLPLGYPSTPGHRPADSSQPDHRLSTQR